CACCGGGCGATGGGCCGGCCGGGATTCACCAGCGAAGACCACTGGCGAACGATTTTGCCATCCTCGATGCGGCAGACTCCAACTTCGATCATGCGAGCATGATTCTTCCGGCCGGTGGTTGCTTCCACGTCCACGACCACGTAGCCCCGCCGCTGGCGCCACGCTTCCCCCAGGTCTTCTTGCCGCAGGGTGACGCGACCGCTGTCATCCAAGAAAAACCGGGCATCGCCCTGGCAAAGGCCCTCGACCAAAACGCGCGCTACGGCAGCATTCGGCGGATGAATCAACAAAACCGCCTGGCAAATCTCTTCCGCTCCGGCGGGCTCACGCCGATCCAGAAGAAAACGTTCCAGCTCGCGGTGGATATGCGAAGTGACAGCAAGATTGCGAAAGGTGCGATCCAGCATTCCGGCTCAGGCGCAAAATCCTAACATCCACACAGAAG
Above is a window of Candidatus Acidiferrales bacterium DNA encoding:
- a CDS encoding exonuclease domain-containing protein, yielding MLDRTFRNLAVTSHIHRELERFLLDRREPAGAEEICQAVLLIHPPNAAVARVLVEGLCQGDARFFLDDSGRVTLRQEDLGEAWRQRRGYVVVDVEATTGRKNHARMIEVGVCRIEDGKIVRQWSSLVNPGRPIARWVQRLTGITDAMLREAPGFEQLASKLAAELEDMVLVAHQARFDLSCLNAEFERLYNLRLTNRYLCTLELARKYLPGLENYRLGAISRVLNIAHERPHRAESDALATAWIFCRMAAEAESEFERFLRPRPPSVPAKS